One genomic segment of Helicobacter enhydrae includes these proteins:
- a CDS encoding nucleotide sugar dehydrogenase, with product MTKKIAIIGLGYVGLPLAIEFAKRYETLGFDINPQRIKELKSHYDKTNSISKQEFKEAQHLTFCQNINALKIAQIYIITVPTPLDSNKNPDISILLQASQMIAPLLDKGDIIIYESTTYPTCTRLDCVPILEQYSSLKYNIDFFVGYSPERINPGDHTRKLPQIKKITSGSTPQIAQEIDELYQSIITAGTYLAPSIEVAECAKVLENSQRDLNIALVNELALICDRLNIPTHQVLEAAQTKWNFLPFTPGLVGGHCISVDPYYLTHKAQALGYHSKVIASARYINDAMPHFIASKLIKLLTQQDIKILGSKVLILGITFKENCNDIRNSKVFDVITELVSYGCEVFVLDPLAESQEVYLIQQNFHFYSHHSQLTGQFDALLGAVAHSQFQGIEFSEFLHSKSMIFDLKGMLKFSHARL from the coding sequence ATGACAAAAAAAATCGCAATTATTGGCTTAGGCTATGTCGGACTCCCGCTTGCTATCGAATTTGCAAAACGCTACGAAACTCTAGGCTTTGATATCAACCCCCAGCGGATCAAAGAGCTCAAATCCCACTATGACAAAACCAACTCTATTTCAAAACAAGAATTCAAAGAAGCCCAACACCTTACTTTTTGCCAAAATATTAACGCACTCAAAATTGCCCAAATCTACATCATCACCGTTCCAACCCCCCTAGATTCAAACAAAAATCCCGATATTTCCATTTTGCTCCAAGCCTCCCAAATGATTGCACCCCTTTTGGACAAAGGCGACATCATCATCTACGAATCCACCACATACCCCACCTGCACACGCCTTGACTGCGTGCCAATCTTGGAGCAATACTCCTCTTTAAAATACAATATTGATTTTTTTGTAGGCTATTCCCCAGAACGCATTAATCCGGGGGATCACACACGCAAACTCCCTCAAATCAAAAAAATCACAAGTGGAAGCACCCCCCAAATCGCTCAAGAAATTGATGAGCTTTATCAGAGTATCATCACAGCAGGCACCTACCTTGCCCCAAGTATCGAGGTGGCAGAATGTGCCAAAGTGCTTGAAAACTCCCAAAGAGATCTCAACATCGCCCTAGTCAATGAGCTAGCCCTCATTTGTGATCGTCTCAATATCCCAACCCATCAAGTCTTAGAAGCAGCCCAAACCAAATGGAACTTTTTGCCCTTTACGCCCGGACTTGTCGGAGGGCATTGTATCAGCGTCGATCCCTATTATCTCACGCACAAAGCTCAAGCTCTAGGCTACCACTCCAAAGTCATAGCTTCTGCAAGATACATCAACGATGCGATGCCCCACTTCATCGCCTCTAAACTCATCAAACTCCTCACCCAGCAAGACATTAAGATCCTAGGCTCAAAAGTTTTGATTCTAGGGATCACATTCAAAGAAAACTGCAACGACATTCGCAACTCCAAAGTCTTTGATGTGATTACAGAGCTAGTGAGCTATGGTTGTGAAGTGTTTGTTTTGGATCCACTTGCAGAGAGCCAAGAAGTCTATTTGATTCAGCAAAATTTCCACTTCTACAGCCACCACTCCCAACTCACAGGGCAGTTTGACGCCCTACTTGGTGCAGTCGCACATTCCCAATTTCAAGGAATCGAGTTTTCTGAGTTTTTACATTCCAAAAGTATGATTTTTGACCTCAAAGGAATGTTAAAATTTTCACACGCAAGACTATAA
- a CDS encoding Na+/H+ antiporter family protein — protein MILTNPVVVSILLMSVLCLMRFNVMLSIIFSAMLAGILSLADFQVVHQIYQTQGFGYEMLGVYWQTLEKTMKVFIKGMSGNLEVALSYILLGGIACAIGRSHLTHILIYRVTPLIGNHKSLFCLWIALIACFSQNLIPVHIAFIPVLIPPFLALMNRMKLDRRAVASALSFGLQAPYIALPFGFGLIFHTIIRDSLKQNGVEVTLSDVASVMWIGGVAMVVGLFVAIFVLYAKPRNYIQTRAEKRNLQEINVSMDGRDYGVLFGVFVTFAVQYFSDSLFLGALVGLLTMIVSKGIVYDEVNEVMDGGMKMMSFIAFVVLVASGYASVLQEGGSIGLLVNETAGLMSNQVLSALLMLVIGLLITMGIGTSFGTIPIIATIFCPLGLALGFSTSAIILLVGIAGALGDSGSPASDSTLGPTSGLNADGQHNHIWDTCVPTFLVYNTSLIVVGVVGAVWLNG, from the coding sequence ATGATTTTGACAAATCCTGTTGTTGTTTCGATACTTTTGATGTCTGTGCTATGTCTAATGCGTTTCAATGTGATGCTATCCATCATTTTTTCTGCAATGTTGGCTGGAATCTTGAGTTTGGCAGACTTTCAGGTAGTGCATCAAATCTATCAAACTCAAGGGTTTGGCTATGAAATGCTCGGAGTGTATTGGCAAACTTTGGAAAAAACAATGAAAGTGTTTATCAAAGGAATGTCAGGAAATCTTGAAGTGGCTTTGAGCTATATTTTGCTTGGTGGCATTGCTTGTGCGATTGGGCGTAGTCATCTGACGCACATTCTCATCTATCGCGTTACTCCATTGATCGGAAACCACAAGAGTCTTTTTTGCCTTTGGATTGCGTTGATTGCTTGTTTTTCCCAAAACCTGATCCCTGTGCATATTGCCTTTATTCCTGTGTTGATTCCTCCATTTCTAGCTTTGATGAATCGTATGAAGCTTGATAGGCGTGCTGTTGCTTCTGCTTTGTCTTTTGGTTTGCAAGCTCCTTATATCGCCTTGCCTTTTGGGTTTGGTTTGATTTTTCACACAATCATTCGTGATAGTTTGAAGCAAAATGGTGTAGAAGTCACATTGTCTGATGTTGCCTCTGTGATGTGGATTGGTGGGGTTGCGATGGTGGTGGGTCTGTTTGTGGCGATTTTTGTTTTGTATGCTAAGCCTAGAAACTATATCCAAACGCGTGCAGAAAAGAGGAATTTGCAAGAGATAAATGTGTCGATGGATGGAAGGGATTATGGAGTGTTGTTTGGGGTGTTTGTAACTTTTGCCGTGCAGTATTTCTCTGATTCTTTGTTTTTGGGGGCATTGGTGGGTTTATTGACAATGATTGTTAGCAAGGGGATTGTTTATGATGAGGTCAATGAAGTGATGGATGGCGGAATGAAAATGATGAGTTTTATCGCTTTTGTCGTCCTTGTGGCTTCTGGCTATGCGAGTGTTTTGCAAGAAGGTGGCTCTATCGGACTTTTGGTCAATGAAACGGCGGGATTGATGAGCAATCAGGTATTGTCGGCTTTGTTGATGCTTGTGATTGGATTGCTGATCACAATGGGGATTGGGACTTCTTTTGGGACAATCCCAATCATTGCAACGATTTTCTGTCCTTTGGGGTTGGCTCTAGGATTTAGCACAAGTGCGATTATTTTGCTTGTGGGTATTGCTGGGGCATTGGGTGATAGTGGTTCTCCTGCGAGTGATAGCACATTGGGTCCGACATCTGGTCTCAATGCTGATGGACAGCACAATCATATTTGGGATACCTGTGTGCCGACATTTTTGGTCTATAACACTTCTTTGATTGTTGTTGGTGTGGTAGGGGCAGTTTGGCTCAATGGCTGA
- a CDS encoding winged helix-turn-helix domain-containing protein, which yields MADFKVCSRVWIKKDGVNYLGKGRVELLRQIHKEGSILKGAKKMYMSYKAAWDNLNHIKDLGGVPLVSSNSGGRGGGGTSLTSEGERAIEVFTKLEALKEEFFAQFDECKDLDALDCKIEVLLQQLRAKDH from the coding sequence ATGGCTGATTTTAAAGTCTGCTCTCGTGTCTGGATCAAAAAAGATGGCGTGAATTATTTGGGCAAGGGGCGTGTTGAGCTTTTGCGACAGATTCACAAAGAAGGCTCGATTCTTAAGGGTGCAAAAAAAATGTATATGAGCTACAAGGCTGCTTGGGACAATCTCAATCATATCAAAGATTTGGGGGGAGTGCCACTTGTTTCAAGCAATAGTGGTGGGCGTGGAGGTGGTGGAACTTCTTTGACATCTGAGGGCGAGAGGGCGATTGAGGTTTTCACAAAGCTTGAGGCACTCAAAGAAGAATTTTTCGCCCAATTTGATGAATGCAAAGATCTTGACGCACTAGATTGCAAGATCGAAGTTTTATTACAACAACTTAGGGCAAAAGATCACTAA
- a CDS encoding carbon-nitrogen hydrolase, translating into MYAKRIVSTALIQQAFHHTKPQTLEHTKHLILEASSNGAELVILQELHTQEYFCQSENTHYFDYALSFEEDIEFFSTLAKEAQVVLVTSLFERRSAGLYHNTAVVFEKDGSIAGKYRKMHIPDDPGFYEKFYFTPGDLGFEPIQTSVGKLGVMICWDQWYPEGARIMALKGAEILIYPTAIGWFPSDDEEEKTRQREAWIAVQRGHAIANGLPTIAVNRVGFEKDKSGVIEGILFWGSSFAFGAQGELLTMGSTDQEEILYTHLDLSRSEEVRRIWPFLRDRRIESYTEILKRYCY; encoded by the coding sequence ATGTATGCCAAACGCATTGTTTCCACCGCACTCATCCAACAAGCCTTTCACCATACCAAACCCCAAACTCTTGAACACACCAAACATCTGATTCTAGAGGCATCGAGCAATGGTGCAGAGCTTGTCATCTTGCAAGAGTTGCACACGCAAGAATATTTCTGCCAAAGCGAAAACACGCATTATTTTGATTATGCTTTAAGCTTTGAAGAGGATATAGAGTTTTTTTCCACTCTTGCCAAAGAAGCTCAAGTGGTTTTGGTAACCTCTCTTTTTGAAAGACGCTCAGCAGGTCTATACCACAACACCGCAGTTGTTTTTGAAAAAGATGGCAGCATTGCAGGAAAATACCGCAAAATGCACATCCCCGATGATCCTGGATTTTATGAGAAATTTTACTTCACACCCGGGGATTTGGGCTTTGAGCCGATTCAAACAAGTGTGGGCAAACTAGGCGTTATGATTTGTTGGGATCAGTGGTATCCTGAAGGTGCAAGGATTATGGCTCTCAAAGGAGCAGAGATCCTTATCTATCCCACAGCAATCGGATGGTTTCCAAGCGACGATGAAGAAGAAAAAACACGTCAAAGAGAAGCGTGGATTGCCGTGCAAAGAGGGCACGCGATTGCCAATGGACTTCCGACAATCGCAGTCAATCGCGTAGGTTTTGAAAAAGACAAGAGTGGAGTGATAGAGGGGATTTTGTTTTGGGGCTCAAGCTTTGCCTTTGGGGCTCAAGGAGAACTACTCACGATGGGCAGCACAGATCAAGAGGAAATCCTTTATACGCACCTTGATCTTTCTAGGAGTGAGGAAGTGCGTCGTATTTGGCCCTTTTTGCGTGATCGACGCATTGAATCTTATACAGAGATTTTGAAGCGTTATTGCTATTAG
- a CDS encoding tRNA threonylcarbamoyladenosine dehydratase, producing the protein MNIDRYTRSRIIFGEHFETMQKTKVLIFGVGGVGGYAIDALYRSGVTQLTIVDKDRFDVTNQNRQIGSESVGEIKVEVLAKLYPGITPIHMQVDAESLQTLDFDSYDYIVDAIDDIPAKILLAQKAQGRRFGTYISSTGSAKKLNPLLIQVSSIWKSHGDKFARKLRDNLKKQRFRGNFKVIFSDEIPNCKPLGSCNVVTGSFGLQIASEILRDIKAQQGE; encoded by the coding sequence ATGAATATAGATCGTTACACACGCAGTAGAATCATTTTTGGAGAACACTTTGAAACCATGCAAAAAACAAAAGTGTTGATTTTTGGAGTTGGGGGAGTTGGGGGATATGCCATTGATGCCTTGTATAGAAGCGGGGTTACGCAACTCACTATTGTTGATAAAGATCGTTTTGATGTGACCAACCAAAACCGCCAAATCGGATCAGAATCTGTCGGTGAAATCAAAGTAGAAGTTTTGGCAAAACTTTATCCGGGCATCACGCCAATCCACATGCAAGTGGATGCTGAGTCGTTGCAAACCCTTGATTTTGATTCTTATGATTATATTGTTGATGCCATCGATGACATTCCTGCCAAAATCCTCCTTGCACAAAAAGCACAAGGCAGACGCTTTGGGACCTATATCAGCTCTACAGGAAGTGCCAAAAAACTCAATCCTCTATTGATTCAGGTGTCTAGCATTTGGAAAAGCCATGGAGATAAATTTGCCAGAAAATTAAGAGACAACCTCAAAAAACAACGCTTTAGAGGTAATTTTAAAGTAATATTTTCAGATGAGATTCCAAACTGCAAACCTCTGGGCAGTTGCAATGTTGTGACAGGCAGTTTTGGTTTGCAAATCGCTAGTGAGATTTTACGCGACATCAAAGCTCAACAAGGAGAATAA
- the surE gene encoding 5'/3'-nucleotidase SurE, which translates to MKTILLTNDDGFDSEGLLALKEALQDLAHIVVVAPACEKSACGHGLTLNEPLKLIQTAQDFYKLDNGTPSDCIYLALRTLFQNQKPDLVISGINLGSNMGEDITYSGTVAGAMEGVIYGVPSIAISQVLKNHNKHHADFSLAQEVITTLVQKIFQNQFPLSERKLLNVNIPNATQHKGLQITQTGYRLYNNDAQKNKNPRGEEYFWLGLHPLKWQQRADAMTISDFEAIEKGCVSITPITLDLTSYKDLKTLEGWIQQ; encoded by the coding sequence TTGAAAACAATACTACTCACCAATGATGATGGCTTTGATTCAGAGGGCTTGCTCGCACTCAAAGAAGCTCTGCAGGATTTGGCACATATCGTTGTCGTTGCACCAGCGTGTGAAAAATCTGCCTGTGGTCACGGATTGACACTCAATGAACCACTCAAACTCATTCAAACCGCACAAGATTTTTACAAACTCGACAATGGAACTCCAAGTGATTGCATTTATTTGGCATTACGCACACTATTTCAGAACCAGAAGCCTGATTTGGTTATCTCAGGGATCAATCTTGGATCCAATATGGGTGAAGACATCACTTATTCGGGCACGGTGGCGGGAGCAATGGAGGGGGTGATTTATGGAGTCCCATCTATCGCTATCTCACAAGTACTCAAAAACCACAACAAACATCACGCCGATTTTTCTCTAGCTCAAGAAGTCATCACAACGCTTGTCCAAAAAATTTTTCAAAACCAATTTCCACTCTCTGAACGCAAACTCCTAAATGTCAATATCCCCAATGCCACACAACACAAAGGATTGCAAATCACGCAAACAGGCTATCGCCTTTACAACAACGATGCTCAAAAAAACAAAAATCCTAGAGGAGAAGAGTATTTTTGGCTCGGTTTGCATCCACTCAAGTGGCAACAAAGAGCGGACGCTATGACAATCTCAGACTTTGAGGCGATAGAAAAAGGTTGCGTTTCTATCACCCCAATCACTCTTGATCTCACAAGCTATAAAGATTTAAAAACTTTGGAAGGATGGATACAGCAATGA
- a CDS encoding glycosyltransferase family 10 domain-containing protein, which translates to MQEIKVRIVGDYSNEQIISWLKQQSHLGDCSYYSKGYKILYTTQDIPTDYTILINKVNQDTPVQSSSIWGIQQEPFIPGHFKYIIPFKNEFAKNPETYAQCSKVFAFVPELLECDSKFIPSPPYLYWLVDGWKRTLNFQEIKHLHLEKNKEISCIANTDKKAFPGHIQRSEFVNFLKTTQLPIDYFGGEKKHNTIPTKLEALQDYRYSIAIENSSTPFYFTEKITDCFLAGCMPFYYGAENIADFFPKESFVWIDITKPQEAQKIIQSVLKDKLWEKNQDFILEARRRVLEDYNFLQAMGEKIIQHFQTLPPPSHTSNKTNTIIKGYKRSFGISVLRNLQRLIFILLQPFRFFIKENS; encoded by the coding sequence ATGCAAGAAATCAAAGTGCGTATTGTCGGAGATTATAGCAATGAACAAATCATCTCTTGGCTCAAGCAACAATCTCATCTTGGTGATTGCTCTTATTATTCCAAGGGCTATAAAATCCTTTATACAACACAAGATATTCCAACAGATTACACAATCCTAATCAATAAAGTCAATCAAGACACACCCGTGCAAAGCTCATCCATTTGGGGGATTCAACAAGAACCCTTCATTCCGGGACATTTCAAATACATTATTCCTTTCAAAAATGAGTTTGCAAAAAACCCCGAAACTTATGCACAATGCTCAAAGGTTTTTGCCTTTGTTCCAGAGCTTTTAGAATGTGATTCCAAATTTATTCCCTCCCCGCCCTATCTATATTGGCTCGTTGATGGATGGAAACGCACCCTAAACTTTCAAGAGATCAAACATTTACACTTAGAAAAAAACAAAGAAATTTCTTGTATCGCTAATACTGACAAAAAAGCTTTTCCCGGTCATATCCAAAGATCAGAATTTGTCAATTTTTTGAAAACCACCCAACTTCCAATTGATTATTTTGGAGGAGAAAAAAAACACAACACTATCCCAACAAAACTAGAAGCATTGCAAGATTACCGCTACTCTATTGCGATTGAAAACAGCTCAACGCCATTTTATTTCACAGAAAAAATTACAGATTGTTTTCTTGCAGGATGTATGCCCTTTTATTATGGTGCAGAAAATATCGCTGATTTTTTTCCAAAAGAATCTTTTGTTTGGATTGACATTACAAAACCACAAGAAGCACAAAAAATCATTCAATCTGTGCTCAAAGATAAGCTTTGGGAAAAGAATCAAGATTTTATCCTTGAGGCGCGTCGCAGAGTTTTGGAAGATTATAATTTTTTACAAGCAATGGGAGAAAAAATCATTCAACACTTCCAAACTCTACCCCCCCCCTCACACACATCAAACAAAACTAACACAATCATCAAAGGTTACAAAAGAAGCTTTGGGATTAGCGTTCTACGCAATCTGCAACGGCTTATTTTTATTCTTTTGCAACCATTTCGATTTTTTATCAAGGAGAATTCTTGA
- a CDS encoding ribonucleotide-diphosphate reductase subunit beta, which yields MTNKTIERKKIYNPNSTESVNERKIFGGDPTSMFDLNKIKYQWAYSLWKLMLANTWFPEEVNMNADKRDYNGGLTAQEKIGYDRALAQLIFMDSLQTNNLIDNVNPYMTSPEINLILVRQAYEEALHSQSYAVMVESISANTDEIYDMWRVDMKLRSKNDHIAEVYMDLAKNPTERNLVKAMFANQILEGIYFYSGFSYFYTLARSGKMLGSAQMIRFIQRDEVTHLLLFQNMINSLKSERPDLFTKDLEEEVVEMFKKAVEVETAWGAYITQGQILGLTSEIIGEYIRFLADDRLNAVGMPKIYGAKNPIKWVNQFSSFNEQRSNFFEARVTNYAKGSISFDDF from the coding sequence ATGACAAATAAGACTATTGAGAGAAAAAAGATTTACAACCCAAACTCGACAGAGAGTGTCAATGAGCGTAAGATTTTTGGAGGAGATCCTACAAGTATGTTTGATCTCAATAAGATCAAATATCAATGGGCATATAGTCTTTGGAAGTTGATGCTTGCAAATACTTGGTTTCCTGAAGAAGTGAATATGAATGCTGATAAGAGGGATTATAATGGTGGCTTAACTGCTCAAGAGAAGATTGGCTATGATCGTGCATTGGCACAGCTGATTTTTATGGATAGTCTGCAGACAAACAATCTCATCGATAATGTCAATCCCTATATGACAAGTCCAGAAATCAATCTAATCCTAGTGCGTCAGGCGTATGAAGAGGCTCTGCATTCCCAAAGCTATGCGGTGATGGTCGAATCTATTTCTGCTAATACAGATGAGATCTATGATATGTGGCGTGTGGATATGAAACTACGATCCAAAAATGATCATATCGCAGAGGTGTATATGGATCTTGCCAAAAATCCCACAGAGCGTAATTTGGTCAAAGCAATGTTTGCCAATCAGATTTTAGAGGGGATTTATTTTTATAGTGGATTTAGTTATTTCTACACATTGGCACGATCGGGCAAAATGCTCGGAAGTGCACAGATGATTCGTTTCATTCAACGCGATGAAGTGACTCATCTTTTGCTTTTTCAAAATATGATTAATTCTTTAAAAAGTGAGCGTCCTGATTTATTTACCAAAGATTTGGAAGAAGAGGTGGTAGAAATGTTTAAAAAAGCCGTAGAGGTGGAAACTGCTTGGGGGGCATATATCACTCAAGGGCAAATATTGGGACTGACAAGTGAAATCATTGGGGAGTATATCCGCTTTTTGGCAGATGATCGTCTCAATGCTGTTGGAATGCCCAAAATCTATGGAGCAAAAAATCCGATCAAATGGGTGAATCAGTTTTCAAGTTTCAATGAACAAAGAAGCAATTTCTTTGAGGCTCGTGTGACAAACTATGCCAAAGGGAGTATCAGTTTTGATGACTTCTAA
- a CDS encoding nitrilase-related carbon-nitrogen hydrolase yields the protein MTSKRRIYVLQLKRKKTLLDNLHNVLDFVNRCSKKSIICTSDLVLSGFALDDLERVADFSNQAIGEYLKVTQDKTLITSLIEKKDNRYFNSIKVISDGKIIYSQHKVKPFPLVCEADFMSFGSMDEVGFFDIQGIKCAVINCYELRFVEMWQKVRGAEIIFVIAQWDKERKQHFETLSQALALMNQCYVVASDCANMGASKASAIINPFGLVNQDGKKGVIYMEIDLSKVGEMRNFLKVGLED from the coding sequence ATGACTTCTAAAAGAAGAATCTATGTTCTACAACTTAAGAGAAAAAAAACCCTTTTGGACAATTTGCACAATGTGCTAGATTTTGTCAATCGATGTTCCAAAAAATCCATCATTTGCACTTCGGATTTGGTGTTGAGTGGCTTTGCACTCGATGATTTGGAGCGTGTAGCTGATTTCTCCAATCAAGCTATCGGAGAGTATCTCAAAGTCACCCAAGACAAGACACTCATCACTTCGTTGATTGAAAAAAAAGACAATCGGTATTTCAATAGTATCAAAGTGATTTCAGATGGAAAAATCATTTATTCCCAGCACAAAGTGAAGCCATTTCCCCTCGTGTGTGAGGCTGATTTTATGTCTTTTGGCAGTATGGATGAGGTGGGGTTTTTTGATATTCAAGGCATCAAATGTGCGGTGATTAATTGCTATGAATTGCGTTTTGTAGAGATGTGGCAAAAGGTGAGGGGTGCTGAGATTATTTTTGTGATTGCTCAATGGGACAAGGAACGCAAACAGCATTTTGAGACCCTAAGTCAAGCATTGGCATTGATGAATCAGTGCTATGTCGTCGCAAGCGATTGTGCCAATATGGGTGCTTCTAAGGCAAGTGCCATTATCAATCCCTTCGGCTTGGTGAATCAAGATGGAAAAAAGGGAGTGATTTATATGGAGATTGATTTGAGTAAGGTGGGAGAAATGCGTAATTTTCTCAAAGTGGGATTAGAGGATTGA
- a CDS encoding prepilin peptidase encodes MDFSNFDTLAKMDLQELGVIFLALLGIGFLCNVLIVVYGMKDQSLKRFVLSQSLFVSCLAVLSFFALSVWLYGFNQFCYFVFVLLCLFYILSYIDCLLLAVPDLLNFLTLFVVVAGLYYFEMSEINFLAMLAAAGAFSLLKIFGSFVFRKEIMGEADIVVVASMGGFLGLRESVYFVFVACVLALVFILFQALIHLRDKQVNALTLKLPFVAFLFMGFLLILVDKHYKTFLGLLGA; translated from the coding sequence TTGGATTTCTCAAATTTTGACACACTGGCAAAAATGGACTTGCAGGAATTGGGGGTTATTTTTTTGGCTTTGCTGGGCATTGGTTTTTTGTGCAATGTTTTGATTGTGGTGTATGGTATGAAAGATCAGAGCTTGAAAAGATTTGTATTGTCTCAATCTTTGTTTGTTTCTTGTTTGGCAGTCTTGTCGTTTTTTGCGTTGAGTGTTTGGCTCTATGGATTCAATCAATTTTGTTATTTTGTTTTTGTGCTTTTGTGCTTGTTTTATATCCTCTCATATATTGATTGTTTGTTGTTGGCAGTCCCTGATTTGTTGAATTTTTTGACACTTTTTGTCGTGGTGGCAGGTTTGTATTATTTTGAGATGTCAGAGATAAATTTTTTGGCAATGTTGGCTGCTGCTGGAGCTTTTAGTTTGCTCAAAATTTTTGGTAGTTTTGTGTTCCGCAAAGAAATTATGGGTGAGGCTGATATTGTTGTGGTTGCGAGTATGGGGGGATTTCTTGGGTTGCGAGAGAGTGTGTATTTTGTTTTTGTGGCTTGTGTTTTGGCTTTGGTTTTTATCCTTTTTCAAGCTTTGATTCATTTGAGGGATAAGCAAGTCAATGCACTCACGCTCAAACTCCCCTTTGTCGCTTTTTTGTTTATGGGCTTTTTGTTGATTTTGGTTGATAAACATTATAAAACCTTCCTAGGATTGTTGGGTGCTTAA
- a CDS encoding LptF/LptG family permease — protein MLKRYFFLAFAQIFFPFFLVLFFISSIILIITIAGSSFVIKITFLDLSYLFLYSLPNTVFFIIPITFFASCVLAISRLSYDYELLVFFSLGVRPFEIVKIFLPITLIVTLTSLVFSLGAVPISKRAFDNFVEQKKVDVDINIKAGEFGQKIGSWLVYVDRAENRIYKNLVLFSIDKAMSENFISASEGKITNDSGVFSLFLKQGNSYIVEEQEFKNIAFKEMYIRTQVGEAPLSAYDLFDYWKNAFNGESLGASRKFVKATLISLFPLVSIFLIPLIGIANPRYHKNFASFYILAACVLYYVFVHIFAGRAPFVALGVIPICWFCVTYFLYWKKIKPLY, from the coding sequence GTGCTTAAACGATATTTCTTTTTGGCATTTGCACAGATTTTTTTCCCTTTTTTTCTTGTTTTGTTTTTTATTTCCTCAATCATTTTGATTATCACGATTGCAGGATCAAGCTTTGTGATCAAAATCACCTTTTTGGATTTGTCTTATTTGTTTTTGTATTCTTTGCCCAATACGGTGTTTTTTATCATCCCTATTACTTTTTTTGCTTCTTGTGTGTTGGCAATCTCTAGGCTTTCTTATGATTATGAGCTTTTGGTTTTTTTCTCTTTGGGAGTGCGACCTTTTGAGATTGTCAAGATTTTTTTGCCCATCACTTTGATTGTGACTCTGACTTCTTTGGTGTTTTCGCTGGGGGCTGTGCCGATTTCTAAGAGAGCCTTTGATAATTTTGTGGAACAAAAAAAGGTTGATGTGGATATCAATATCAAAGCAGGGGAGTTTGGGCAAAAGATCGGCAGTTGGCTTGTGTATGTAGATCGAGCGGAGAATCGTATTTACAAAAATCTTGTTCTTTTTTCAATCGACAAAGCGATGTCTGAAAATTTTATTAGTGCGAGTGAGGGGAAAATCACCAATGATTCTGGTGTGTTTAGTTTGTTTCTCAAGCAGGGGAATTCCTATATTGTCGAGGAGCAAGAGTTCAAAAATATCGCATTCAAAGAAATGTATATTCGCACCCAAGTGGGGGAGGCACCATTGAGTGCGTATGATTTGTTTGATTATTGGAAAAATGCTTTTAATGGAGAGAGTTTGGGTGCAAGTCGTAAGTTTGTCAAAGCTACATTGATCTCACTTTTTCCTCTTGTGAGCATTTTTTTGATTCCACTCATTGGCATTGCAAATCCTAGATACCACAAAAACTTCGCATCTTTCTATATTCTTGCTGCGTGTGTTTTGTATTATGTTTTTGTGCATATTTTTGCAGGACGCGCACCATTTGTGGCACTTGGTGTTATTCCGATTTGTTGGTTTTGTGTGACTTATTTTCTGTATTGGAAAAAAATCAAACCCTTGTATTAA
- a CDS encoding RDD family protein, translating to MNNRDLIEEKLYREQIVLAPILRRFFAINIDLLLVSFIFQMFFWNDLKSISGDTQAVVQFVSGYSLHLLLFMFVYEWLMTYAYGATLGKIVCKIRVVSIALLDHPAIVAAFLRALLKMLQFFIIPPLFCLVFFTFLRQGLHDWLAKSIVIKNA from the coding sequence ATGAATAATCGTGACCTTATCGAAGAAAAGCTTTATCGCGAACAAATTGTTTTAGCCCCGATTCTTAGAAGATTTTTTGCTATCAATATTGATCTGTTGCTTGTAAGTTTTATTTTTCAAATGTTTTTTTGGAATGATTTGAAATCGATAAGCGGAGACACTCAAGCAGTTGTGCAGTTTGTTTCAGGCTATAGTCTGCACCTCCTGCTTTTTATGTTTGTGTATGAATGGCTGATGACTTATGCCTATGGTGCGACTTTGGGCAAGATTGTATGCAAAATACGCGTAGTTTCGATTGCTTTGTTGGATCACCCTGCGATTGTTGCAGCATTTTTGAGAGCTTTATTGAAGATGTTGCAGTTTTTTATCATCCCTCCATTGTTTTGCTTGGTTTTTTTTACTTTTTTGCGTCAGGGGTTGCACGATTGGTTGGCAAAGAGTATCGTGATCAAAAATGCTTAA